One window of Gemmatimonas aurantiaca genomic DNA carries:
- a CDS encoding metal-dependent transcriptional regulator — protein sequence MPPRATAAPLSLTEPVEDYLKAIYELETRMGAAATSDVAQALNVAPASVTGMIRRLATQGFVDHEPYRGVQLTELGRRTALRTIRRHRILETYLTRVLGYAWDKVHDEAERLEHAASDDLIERMAAALGHPVADPHGAPIPTADGVVDERSHRTLADLEVGESACMVRVSDKNPSLLRYLAEIALQPGAHVTLAARAPFDGPLTLRIGAAEQSVGPGLAAQILVEPVPDRNIVPDPSRAQPPSSTRSQPRARRK from the coding sequence ATGCCACCCCGCGCCACCGCCGCCCCGCTGTCACTGACCGAACCGGTCGAAGACTATCTCAAGGCGATCTACGAGCTGGAAACCCGCATGGGGGCGGCCGCGACGTCCGATGTCGCGCAGGCGCTCAATGTGGCACCGGCGTCGGTGACCGGGATGATCCGGCGGTTGGCCACGCAGGGATTCGTCGATCACGAGCCGTATCGGGGCGTGCAGCTCACCGAGCTCGGACGTCGCACGGCGCTCCGCACCATCCGGCGGCATCGCATTCTCGAGACCTATCTCACGCGCGTGCTGGGGTACGCGTGGGACAAGGTTCACGATGAGGCCGAGCGTCTCGAACATGCGGCGTCCGACGATCTCATCGAGCGCATGGCGGCAGCCCTGGGGCATCCGGTGGCCGATCCCCATGGGGCACCCATTCCCACCGCCGATGGCGTCGTGGACGAACGGTCGCATCGCACGCTGGCCGATCTCGAGGTGGGCGAGTCGGCGTGCATGGTGCGGGTGAGCGACAAGAACCCTTCGCTGTTGCGCTACCTGGCCGAGATTGCTTTGCAACCCGGCGCGCACGTCACGCTGGCGGCGCGGGCGCCGTTCGATGGACCGCTGACCCTGCGGATCGGTGCGGCGGAACAATCCGTCGGCCCCGGTCTGGCGGCGCAGATTCTCGTGGAACCCGTGCCCGACCGGAACATCGTCCCCGATCCCTCGCGCGCGCAGCCGCCTTCGTCGACACGATCGCAACCACGCGCGCGCAGGAAATAG
- a CDS encoding universal stress protein, with protein MYRRILVPLEHSSYDDVIIAHVRQLATLCRSSLLLIHVADGWAARHQRSLKLRESEEMRVDREYIEGWCARLRGEGFETDSILAGGDPASEIAAAADREHCDLIAMAVHGHRGLQDVIYGTTANTVRHRTMVPVLMVRGPAGGRPR; from the coding sequence ATGTATCGTCGCATTCTCGTTCCGCTGGAGCACTCGTCGTACGACGACGTGATCATCGCACACGTGCGGCAGCTGGCGACGTTGTGCCGGTCGTCGCTGTTGCTGATTCACGTGGCCGACGGGTGGGCGGCCCGGCATCAGCGGTCACTCAAGCTGCGCGAATCGGAAGAGATGCGCGTCGATCGGGAGTACATCGAAGGGTGGTGCGCCAGGCTGCGGGGCGAGGGGTTCGAGACCGATTCCATTCTGGCCGGCGGCGATCCGGCCTCGGAGATCGCCGCCGCGGCGGATCGTGAACATTGCGATCTGATCGCCATGGCGGTGCACGGACATCGTGGGCTGCAGGACGTGATTTATGGCACCACGGCCAATACGGTGCGTCACCGGACGATGGTGCCGGTGCTCATGGTGCGCGGTCCCGCGGGTGGACGTCCCCGCTGA
- a CDS encoding Nramp family divalent metal transporter, with translation MAMRKAELPAETGTDGKELAEGTGEAGWRRARLAPSLAEVHRSVEVHGTSWFRKLLAFAGPGYLVAVGYMDPGNWATDLAGGSRFGYALLSVILLSNLMAVLLQGLASKLGIVTGRDLAQACRDHYSPRVSFVLWVLCEIAIAACDLAEVIGSAIALNLLFGIPLAWGIALTALDVLLVLYLQNKGFRMLEALVIALVAVVGGCFLFELIISRPDLGAVARGFVPSTEIVRNPEMLYIAIGILGATVMPHNLYLHSSIVQTRKYAENAEGKREAVRFAFADSTIALTFALFINAAILIVAAATFHRTGNTQVAEIQDAHQLLSPLLGVTGASAVFALALLASGQNSTLTGTLAGQIVMEGFLDLRIRPWLRRLITRAIAIVPAAIVAVFYGESGTAKLLVFSQVILSFQLSFAVFPLVRFTSDRVKMGSFVNSTPLRVAAYAVAALIAVLNVWLLLQTVREWMA, from the coding sequence ATGGCCATGCGGAAGGCGGAATTGCCGGCGGAAACCGGTACGGACGGCAAAGAGCTCGCGGAGGGTACCGGCGAGGCGGGGTGGCGGCGAGCCCGTCTCGCCCCCTCGCTCGCCGAGGTGCACCGCTCGGTGGAAGTGCACGGAACCTCGTGGTTCCGGAAGCTGCTGGCCTTTGCCGGGCCGGGATACCTCGTGGCGGTGGGCTACATGGATCCCGGCAACTGGGCCACGGATCTGGCCGGTGGCTCGCGGTTCGGGTATGCGCTGCTGTCCGTCATCCTGCTGTCGAACCTCATGGCGGTGCTGCTGCAGGGGCTCGCCTCGAAGCTCGGGATCGTCACGGGGCGGGATCTTGCCCAGGCCTGCCGCGATCACTACAGCCCGCGCGTGTCGTTCGTGCTGTGGGTGTTGTGCGAGATCGCCATTGCGGCCTGTGATCTGGCCGAGGTGATCGGATCGGCGATCGCGCTCAATCTGCTCTTCGGGATCCCGCTGGCGTGGGGGATCGCACTCACCGCGCTCGACGTGCTGCTGGTGCTGTATCTGCAGAACAAGGGGTTCCGCATGCTCGAGGCGCTCGTGATCGCGCTCGTGGCGGTGGTGGGCGGCTGTTTCCTGTTCGAACTGATCATCTCGCGCCCCGATCTCGGCGCCGTGGCGCGCGGCTTCGTGCCGTCCACGGAGATCGTGCGCAATCCCGAAATGCTCTACATCGCCATCGGCATTCTGGGAGCCACGGTGATGCCGCACAATCTGTATCTGCATTCGTCCATCGTGCAGACGCGGAAGTACGCCGAGAATGCCGAAGGTAAACGGGAGGCGGTACGCTTCGCCTTTGCCGACTCCACCATCGCGCTCACGTTCGCGCTGTTCATCAACGCCGCGATTCTCATCGTGGCCGCCGCGACGTTCCATCGCACGGGCAACACGCAGGTGGCGGAGATCCAGGACGCCCATCAACTGCTTTCTCCACTGCTGGGTGTCACGGGCGCGAGCGCGGTGTTCGCGCTCGCGCTGCTGGCGTCGGGTCAGAATTCGACGCTGACCGGTACCCTGGCGGGGCAGATCGTGATGGAGGGGTTTCTCGATCTGCGCATCCGTCCCTGGCTGCGGCGGTTGATCACGCGCGCGATCGCGATCGTGCCGGCGGCGATCGTGGCGGTATTTTACGGCGAGAGCGGGACGGCCAAGTTGCTGGTGTTCAGCCAGGTCATCCTCTCGTTCCAGCTGTCGTTCGCGGTGTTCCCGCTGGTGCGCTTCACCTCCGACCGGGTGAAGATGGGCTCCTTCGTGAATTCCACGCCGCTGCGTGTGGCCGCGTACGCGGTGGCCGCGCTCATTGCGGTACTCAACGTGTGGTTGCTCTTGCAGACCGTCAGGGAGTGGATGGCCTGA
- a CDS encoding gamma-glutamyltransferase produces the protein MSSRTLSVALLAGALTVACAKPTGEGAVAPMAGKRVEGRAGMVAASHPDAAAAGVEVLRQGGNAIDAFVATAFALSVTDVSQTGLGGGGAMTFYDAKQKRVEHLSFYPRTGGDPAWGRADTSQGRAMGRAAATPGMVAGLLEAHGKWGKLTRAQVMAPAIRLARDGFIVSPLLARTIVSSRQKLTADSSAMALFMPGGQALRPGDRLVQPELAATLERIQQEGRDGFYRGAIAERLSAKVKSKGGLITVEDLNSYPVTSLRPLCTTWHGYTVLGAPPPMGGSAVLEMLQMAEASGMNGSFTNTPESVVKMADILRIAGADANRWRGDPLVMQVPARGVSAPGFAKQRAGLVGGALPDTSVAGDAMAFDGQPVPDACTRFDPYPTSRAIPTAPGEDMNAAVEYDERHMQSFTSHLAVVDADGSAVSATTTVGVLFGSGVYTSGFFLNSSGSNFDARTRGTHRYANSTMSPTILLAGDRIRLVIGAAGSQYIQPAIAQVTLRMLAFGEDPWVAIAAPRINASATQKDVEVEAGYAPSVYQALVQRGYRPLSRVSDISFGGVHAVYVAPDGRRIGVADPRRDGVAAGN, from the coding sequence ATGTCTTCCCGTACTCTCTCCGTCGCACTGCTGGCCGGTGCACTCACGGTCGCCTGCGCCAAGCCCACGGGCGAAGGTGCCGTGGCCCCCATGGCCGGCAAACGTGTCGAAGGACGCGCCGGCATGGTGGCCGCATCGCACCCCGATGCCGCGGCCGCGGGGGTCGAGGTACTCCGCCAGGGTGGCAACGCCATCGATGCCTTCGTGGCCACCGCGTTCGCGCTCTCGGTGACCGATGTCTCGCAGACCGGTCTGGGCGGCGGGGGAGCGATGACGTTCTATGACGCGAAGCAGAAACGCGTCGAACATCTGTCGTTCTATCCACGCACCGGTGGCGATCCCGCGTGGGGACGCGCGGACACCTCACAGGGGCGGGCGATGGGGCGCGCCGCCGCCACGCCGGGTATGGTGGCGGGATTGCTCGAAGCTCACGGCAAATGGGGAAAGCTGACGCGCGCGCAGGTCATGGCGCCCGCCATCCGTCTCGCGCGCGATGGTTTCATCGTCTCACCGCTGCTGGCGCGGACGATCGTGTCGTCGCGGCAGAAGCTCACCGCCGATTCGTCGGCGATGGCGCTCTTCATGCCCGGTGGTCAGGCGCTGCGTCCCGGTGACCGGCTCGTGCAACCCGAACTCGCGGCCACGCTCGAACGCATTCAGCAGGAAGGACGGGACGGGTTCTATCGTGGAGCCATTGCCGAGCGTCTGTCGGCCAAGGTGAAATCGAAGGGCGGGTTGATCACCGTGGAAGACTTGAACAGCTATCCGGTGACGAGTCTCCGGCCGCTGTGCACGACCTGGCACGGGTACACCGTACTCGGCGCGCCGCCGCCGATGGGCGGATCGGCCGTGCTGGAGATGCTGCAGATGGCCGAGGCGTCGGGTATGAACGGCAGCTTCACGAACACGCCGGAGTCGGTGGTGAAGATGGCCGATATCCTGCGCATCGCGGGTGCCGATGCGAATCGGTGGCGCGGTGATCCCCTCGTGATGCAGGTGCCGGCACGTGGGGTGTCCGCTCCCGGTTTTGCGAAGCAGCGGGCTGGCCTGGTGGGAGGCGCGCTGCCTGACACGTCGGTGGCCGGTGACGCGATGGCCTTCGATGGCCAGCCCGTGCCCGATGCCTGCACCCGATTCGATCCCTATCCCACGTCACGCGCCATCCCGACCGCGCCGGGCGAGGACATGAACGCGGCCGTGGAATACGACGAGCGCCACATGCAGAGCTTCACGTCGCATCTGGCCGTCGTGGATGCCGATGGCAGTGCCGTATCGGCCACGACGACGGTGGGGGTGTTGTTCGGATCCGGCGTGTACACCAGCGGATTCTTCCTCAATTCGTCGGGCAGCAACTTCGATGCGCGCACGCGGGGCACCCACCGCTACGCCAATTCGACGATGTCGCCGACCATTTTGCTCGCCGGGGACAGGATCCGGCTCGTGATCGGCGCGGCCGGTTCGCAGTACATCCAGCCGGCCATTGCGCAGGTGACGTTGCGCATGCTGGCTTTCGGCGAAGATCCGTGGGTGGCCATCGCGGCACCGCGCATCAATGCGTCCGCGACGCAGAAGGATGTGGAAGTGGAGGCCGGCTACGCACCGTCCGTGTACCAGGCATTGGTGCAGCGCGGCTATCGTCCGCTGAGCCGCGTGTCCGACATCAGCTTCGGCGGGGTGCACGCGGTGTACGTGGCCCCCGATGGCCGGCGGATCGGTGTGGCGGATCCCCGCCGCGACGGGGTGGCCGCCGGAAACTGA
- a CDS encoding CoA pyrophosphatase, with amino-acid sequence MSRLTHRLATRIPVDADDLSGVRLAAVTAVLRVVEEEPELLFIKRAERAGDPWSGHMAFPGGRHEPGDASLEMTAVRETFEELALDLRQGLIVGRLDDLAPRSPSLPPVVIRPFIAVVAPDVTFVPNVEVASTYWVPLSMLRHPDTQAEHVMTINGARARFPGFRVDRYIVWGLTERIVSQLLPLFDPVFDP; translated from the coding sequence GTGTCGCGTCTGACGCATCGCCTGGCGACCCGGATCCCGGTCGACGCCGACGATCTGTCGGGGGTACGTCTGGCCGCGGTGACGGCCGTGTTGCGGGTGGTGGAGGAGGAGCCGGAGCTCCTGTTCATCAAGCGGGCCGAACGTGCCGGAGATCCCTGGAGTGGCCATATGGCCTTTCCCGGTGGACGCCATGAGCCCGGTGACGCCTCGCTGGAGATGACGGCGGTCCGGGAGACGTTCGAGGAACTGGCTCTGGATCTCCGGCAGGGGCTGATCGTGGGACGCCTGGACGATCTGGCGCCGCGCAGTCCGTCGCTGCCCCCCGTGGTCATTCGCCCGTTCATTGCCGTGGTCGCGCCGGATGTCACGTTCGTGCCCAACGTCGAGGTGGCGTCCACCTACTGGGTGCCCCTGTCCATGCTCCGGCACCCGGACACGCAGGCCGAACATGTCATGACCATCAATGGCGCCCGCGCCCGGTTTCCCGGATTCCGCGTCGATCGCTATATCGTATGGGGGCTGACCGAGCGCATCGTCAGTCAGTTGCTTCCCCTGTTCGATCCTGTGTTCGATCCCTGA